A stretch of the Planktothricoides raciborskii GIHE-MW2 genome encodes the following:
- the urtD gene encoding urea ABC transporter ATP-binding protein UrtD has translation MTAAKILEIENLTVNFDGFKALNQLNFSMDTGELRVIIGPNGAGKTTFLDVITGKVQPTEGKVLFAGRNLRRIPEYKIARLGIGRKFQTPRVYLNLTVQENLDLVCNRHKNVFSTLLGRVAVSERQKVGSLLETVGLTAKANLQAALLSHGEKQRLEIGMLVAQSPDLLLVDEPVAGLTDEETENVGSLLLALAESHSIIVIEHDMEFVRQIARQVTVLHQGSVLCEGNIQQVQNDPRVIEVYLGNSEANEPHSAPH, from the coding sequence ATGACCGCAGCTAAAATCTTAGAAATTGAAAATTTAACCGTAAACTTTGACGGTTTTAAAGCCCTCAACCAGTTAAATTTTAGCATGGACACCGGGGAGTTACGGGTGATTATTGGGCCGAATGGTGCCGGAAAAACCACTTTTCTCGATGTAATTACCGGAAAAGTTCAACCCACCGAGGGCAAAGTCTTATTTGCAGGGCGAAATTTACGCCGGATTCCCGAATATAAAATTGCTCGCTTGGGCATTGGGCGTAAATTTCAAACACCCAGAGTCTATCTAAATTTAACAGTTCAAGAAAATTTAGATTTAGTCTGTAATCGCCATAAAAATGTATTCTCTACCCTCCTGGGTCGGGTTGCGGTTTCTGAACGGCAAAAAGTGGGCAGCTTATTAGAAACCGTTGGCTTAACAGCGAAAGCTAACTTACAAGCAGCATTACTTTCCCACGGGGAAAAACAACGGTTAGAAATTGGGATGTTAGTCGCCCAATCACCGGATTTATTATTAGTTGATGAACCTGTGGCTGGATTAACCGATGAAGAGACGGAAAATGTCGGGTCATTATTATTAGCTTTGGCCGAAAGTCATTCGATTATTGTGATTGAACATGATATGGAGTTTGTCCGGCAAATTGCCCGCCAGGTGACGGTTCTACACCAGGGTTCAGTGTTGTGTGAAGGCAATATTCAACAAGTTCAAAACGATCCTCGCGTGATCGAAGTCTATCTCGGAAATTCCGAAGCAAATGAACCACACTCTGCCCCCCATTAA
- the urtE gene encoding urea ABC transporter ATP-binding subunit UrtE: protein MLKISDLNVYYGESHILRQVDLSVFSEEMVCLIGRNGVGKTTLLKTIMGLLNPRSGSMAFIGKPLNKLATHERAKLGISYVPQGREIIPRLTVEENLLLGFEARPQGRTTKDKIPEEIFSLFPVLKTMLHRMGGDLSGGQQQQLAIARALISKPKLLILDEPTEGIQPSIILEIEAAVRQIIKTTGISVLLVEQHLHFVRQADRYYAMQKGGIVASGPTSDLSQEIIQKFLAV from the coding sequence GTGTTAAAAATCTCTGACTTAAATGTCTATTATGGAGAAAGCCATATTTTACGCCAGGTTGATTTAAGTGTTTTTTCAGAAGAAATGGTCTGTTTAATTGGCCGGAATGGAGTGGGAAAAACAACCTTACTCAAAACTATTATGGGTTTACTTAATCCGCGCAGTGGCAGCATGGCATTTATAGGCAAACCCCTGAATAAATTAGCCACCCATGAACGGGCAAAGTTAGGGATTAGTTATGTTCCCCAAGGGAGAGAAATTATCCCTCGCTTGACTGTTGAAGAAAATCTATTATTAGGGTTTGAAGCCCGCCCCCAAGGTCGAACCACTAAAGATAAGATACCTGAAGAAATCTTTAGTTTGTTTCCCGTGTTAAAAACTATGTTACATCGCATGGGAGGGGATTTAAGTGGCGGACAACAGCAACAATTAGCGATCGCACGGGCTTTAATTAGTAAACCGAAATTACTGATTTTAGATGAACCCACCGAGGGAATTCAACCATCAATTATTTTAGAAATTGAAGCGGCAGTGCGGCAGATTATTAAAACTACGGGAATTTCTGTCTTATTAGTTGAACAGCATTTACATTTTGTCCGGCAAGCCGATCGCTATTACGCCATGCAAAAAGGGGGAATTGTGGCCTCTGGGCCAACCAGTGACCTTTCTCAAGAAATTATCCAGAAATTTTTAGCTGTGTAA